The following are encoded together in the Theileria orientalis strain Shintoku DNA, chromosome 1, complete genome genome:
- a CDS encoding chromatin assembly factor subunit — MESVILSGPGPVKIRRKYPLPSGFDDPYDSNFDPLYNSDPFAPQEEPEEEAEPYFVWRRNAPFLYDAVSVYNLEWPSLTVDFMDDSKSFRVKNGSLTQRLLLGTHTSGSETEFAMVAELRTGVYSLRENMTTCENYNGFVSARKNRENNPAQPSYPSLDIKAKIVHPGEVNRISHVPGTHFSFVTQSNNGTLYQFDYSKHPFNPRDVKTSLPQLVLGGGHSSEGYGITWNSSKKLVSCATDGSLCLWDLNARSATQTKSHSGVADSVPVLTPVSTYSNASASFTTSGSHKSSSSNANSKYTSNSNTNNTSNADSKYTSNSNSNNNDSNSGEEKNALNDVEFLYNDDNVVLTASDDGNVYLVDLRSASTGKRNNDLSKFNTDLSHSSQLSNCVETAMTSVASVDSGVNCLSVNTFNSNYFVCGCENGDIYLYDLRMPSKSVLLLDHHKESVSQIEFNRACCGLFASSSNDATVCVFDLGCRGQELRFVHQGHKAQVNDISWAKLNPYEAGHVGFTLASVSQDNLLQCFTPNYSSLRTHKYKQ; from the exons ATGGAATCCGTAATACTCTCCGGCCCTGGCCCGGTGAAAATAAGGAGAAAATACCCACTCCCCAGTGGGTTCGATGACCCTTATGACAGCAACTTCGACCCTCTCTATAACAGTGACCCCTTTGCTCCGCAGGAGGAACCCGAAGAAGAGGCAGAGCCGTACTTCGTATGGCGCAGGAACGCGCCGTTCCTCTACGACGCAGTCTCAGTGTACAACCTGGAGTGGCCTTCACTGACGGTCGATTTCATGGACGACTCGAAAAGCTTCAGGGTCAAGAACGGGTCACTCACGCAGAGACTCCTGCTGGGCACACACACTTCGGGCTCGGAAACCGAGTTTGCAATGGTCGCAGAGCTTAGGACGGGGGTCTACTCTCTGCGCGAGAACATGACGACATGCGAGAACTACAACGGCTTCGTTTCCGCAAGGAAGAACAGGGAAAACAACCCGGCCCAGCCGAGTTATCCCAGTCTGGACATAAAGGCGAAGATTGTGCACCCCGGGGAAGTGAACAGGATTTCGCACGTTCCAGGCACGCACTTTTCATTCGTCACGCAGTCGAACAACGGAACGCTCTACCAGTTCGACTATTCGAAGCACCCGTTCAACCCGCGCGACGTGAAGACGTCACTGCCTCAGCTGGTTTTGGGAGGAGGGCACTCGTCGGAAGGCTACGGAATTACGTGGAACTCGTCCAAGAAGCTGGTTTCATGCGCCACTGACGGGAGCCTGTGTCTGTGGGACTTGAACGCAAGGTCTGCTACCCAGACGAAGTCGCACTCGGGGGTTGCAGACAGTGTTCCAGTATTGACCCCTGTATCAACATATTCAAACGCCAGTGCAAGTTTTACAACGAGCGGCTCTCATAAATCTAGTAGCAGTAACGCTAACAGTAAATACactagtaacagtaacactaATAACACTAGTAACGCTGACAGTAAATACactagtaacagtaacagtaataacaaTGACAGCAACAGTGGTGAAGAAAAAAACGCACTCAACGATGTGGAGTTTTTATACAACGACGACAATGTGGTTCTCACTGCCTCCGACGACGGCAACGTATATTTGGTGGACCTGAGAAGCGCCTCGACTGGTAAAAGGAACAACGACCTGAGCAAGTTTAACACCGATTTGAGCCACAGCTCACAGCTCAGTAACTGCGTGGAAACGGCAATGACGAGTGTGGCCTCCGTGGACTCTGGCGTAAACTGTCTGAGTGTAAACACGTTCAACAGCAACTACTTCGTCTGCGGCTGCGAAAACGGGGACATTTACCTGTACGACCTCAGGATGCCCTCGAAAAGCGTGCTCCTGCTGGACCATCACAAGGAGTCAGTGAGTCAGATCGAGTTCAACCGGGCCTGCTGCGGCCTCTTTGCATCCTCGTCCAACGACGCCACGGTGTGCGTCTTCGACCTCGGCTGCCGAGGCCAGGAGCTGCGGTTCGTGCACCAGGGCCACAAGGCGCAGGTCAACGACATATCGTGGGCGAAGCTGAACCCCTATGAGGCTGGCCACGTCGGATTCACTCTGGCCTCAGTGTCCCAGGACAATTTACTCCAGTGCTTCACTCCAAACTACTCATCGCT CAGGACtcacaaatacaaacagTAA